From Acidovorax sp. FHTAMBA, one genomic window encodes:
- the gltX gene encoding glutamate--tRNA ligase yields MTTQKTRTRFAPSPTGFIHLGNIRSALYPWAFARATGGDFILRIEDTDLERSTQAAVDVIIEGMAWLGLDHDEGPYYQMQRMDRYKAVLAELQAAGHVYPCYMSVAELDALRDKQMAAKEKPRYDGTWRPEPGKTLPPVPAGVQPVLRFKNPQGGVVAWDDKVKGRIEISNDELDDLVIARPDGTPTYNFCVVVDDIDMAITHVIRGDDHVNNTPRQINIFRALGKEPPVYAHLPTVLNEQGEKMSKRNGAKPVTQYRDEGYLPDAMVNYLARLGWSHGDDEIFSREQFLQWFNLDHLGRSAAQFDEAKLRWVNAQHLKAMADDALAALVAPQLHKRGVSAEALVDGRLVRICALFKDRCDTTVALANWAQVFYGDVTPVDAERAQHVTEAIAPALDALADALSTCEWDKASISVAFKQVLTAQGLKMPQLAMPTRVLTVGTAHTPSVDAVLELVGREKVVARLRNR; encoded by the coding sequence ATGACGACGCAGAAAACACGCACCCGCTTTGCCCCTTCGCCCACGGGCTTCATTCACCTGGGCAACATCCGCTCGGCGTTGTATCCGTGGGCCTTCGCCCGCGCCACGGGCGGCGACTTCATCCTGCGGATCGAAGACACCGATCTCGAGCGCTCCACCCAGGCCGCCGTGGACGTGATCATCGAAGGCATGGCCTGGCTGGGCCTGGACCACGATGAAGGCCCTTATTACCAGATGCAGCGCATGGACCGCTACAAGGCCGTGCTGGCCGAGCTGCAGGCCGCGGGTCACGTGTACCCCTGCTACATGAGCGTGGCCGAGCTCGACGCGCTGCGCGACAAGCAGATGGCCGCCAAGGAAAAGCCCCGGTATGACGGCACCTGGCGCCCCGAGCCCGGCAAAACCCTGCCGCCCGTTCCTGCCGGAGTGCAGCCCGTGCTGCGTTTCAAGAACCCGCAAGGTGGCGTGGTGGCCTGGGATGACAAGGTCAAGGGCCGCATCGAGATCAGCAACGACGAACTCGACGACCTGGTGATTGCGCGGCCGGACGGCACTCCCACCTACAACTTCTGCGTGGTGGTGGACGATATCGACATGGCCATCACCCATGTGATCCGGGGCGATGACCATGTGAACAACACGCCGCGCCAGATCAACATCTTCCGCGCTCTGGGCAAGGAGCCGCCGGTGTATGCCCACCTGCCCACCGTGCTCAACGAGCAGGGCGAGAAGATGAGCAAGCGCAACGGCGCCAAGCCTGTCACGCAGTACCGTGACGAAGGCTACCTGCCCGACGCCATGGTGAACTACCTGGCGCGCCTGGGCTGGAGCCACGGCGACGACGAGATCTTCAGCCGCGAGCAGTTCCTGCAGTGGTTCAACCTCGACCACCTGGGCCGCAGTGCGGCGCAGTTCGACGAAGCGAAGCTGCGTTGGGTCAATGCCCAGCACTTGAAGGCCATGGCCGACGATGCACTGGCCGCGCTCGTGGCGCCTCAGTTGCACAAGCGGGGTGTATCTGCCGAAGCGCTGGTAGATGGTCGGCTTGTGCGAATTTGCGCGTTGTTCAAGGACCGCTGCGACACCACAGTGGCCCTCGCCAACTGGGCCCAGGTCTTCTACGGGGACGTCACACCGGTGGACGCCGAGCGTGCACAGCATGTTACCGAGGCCATTGCGCCCGCGCTGGATGCACTGGCCGATGCGCTGTCAACGTGCGAGTGGGACAAGGCCTCCATCAGCGTCGCCTTCAAACAGGTGCTGACGGCGCAGGGCCTGAAGATGCCCCAACTGGCGATGCCGACGCGGGTGTTGACGGTGGGCAC
- the purF gene encoding amidophosphoribosyltransferase: protein MCGIVGVVSPAPVNQLIYDALLLLQHRGQDAAGIVTQQGRKFFMHKAKGMVRDVFRTRNMRALPGNVGLGQVRYPTAGNAYSEEEAQPFYVNAPFGIVLVHNGNLTNARELRTELFQTDHRHTNTDSDSEVLLNVFAHELERSTRGVPLQPEDVFTAVRAVHKRIKGSYAVIALIAGHGLLAFRDPHGIRPLAMGRSQDGTVMVGSESVALEGTSHVFERNIDPGEAIFVTLDGKLHAQQCAEKPQLNPCIFEFVYLARPDSVLDGISVYQARLNLGEALAKRVISTVPPNEIDVIIPIPESSRPSATQLAHLLGIPYREGFVKNRYVGRTFIMPGQGVRKKSVRQKLNVIGSEFKGRNVLLVDDSIVRGTTSREIVQMARDAGARKVYLASAAPPVRYPNVYGIDMPTSSELVAHGRTVDEIRQAIGCDALIYQDVDGMKKAVGSLNGAIAGFDASCFDGVYVTGDITAEGIASLNEGRVGVEEGEEDTSRLALPNAQEN, encoded by the coding sequence GGCATCGTGACCCAGCAGGGCCGCAAGTTCTTCATGCACAAGGCCAAGGGCATGGTGCGCGACGTGTTCCGCACCCGCAACATGCGCGCATTGCCGGGTAACGTGGGCCTGGGCCAGGTGCGGTATCCCACAGCGGGCAATGCCTACAGCGAAGAAGAAGCGCAGCCGTTTTACGTCAATGCCCCTTTCGGCATTGTTCTGGTGCACAACGGGAACCTGACCAATGCGCGTGAGCTGCGCACCGAGCTGTTCCAGACGGATCACCGCCACACGAACACCGACAGCGACTCGGAAGTGCTGCTCAATGTTTTTGCGCACGAACTGGAGCGCTCCACGCGTGGCGTGCCGCTGCAGCCCGAGGATGTCTTTACTGCCGTACGCGCTGTGCACAAGCGCATCAAAGGCTCTTATGCAGTGATCGCGCTGATTGCGGGACACGGCCTGCTGGCTTTCCGTGATCCGCATGGCATTCGCCCGCTGGCCATGGGGCGCAGCCAGGACGGAACCGTCATGGTGGGCAGCGAATCGGTGGCGCTGGAGGGCACCTCGCACGTGTTCGAGCGCAACATCGACCCTGGCGAAGCGATTTTCGTCACGCTCGACGGCAAGCTCCATGCGCAGCAGTGCGCCGAAAAGCCTCAGCTGAACCCCTGCATTTTCGAGTTCGTTTATCTCGCTCGCCCTGACTCGGTGCTGGATGGTATTTCCGTCTACCAGGCGCGCCTGAATCTGGGGGAGGCCCTGGCAAAACGGGTTATCTCCACGGTGCCGCCCAACGAAATCGACGTGATCATTCCCATCCCTGAATCCAGCCGCCCCAGCGCCACACAGCTTGCGCACCTGCTGGGTATCCCGTACCGCGAGGGGTTCGTGAAGAACCGCTACGTGGGCCGCACCTTCATCATGCCGGGCCAGGGTGTGCGCAAGAAGTCGGTGCGCCAGAAGCTCAATGTGATCGGCAGCGAGTTCAAGGGCCGCAACGTGCTGCTGGTGGACGACTCCATCGTGCGCGGTACCACCAGCCGCGAGATCGTGCAGATGGCGCGCGACGCCGGTGCCCGCAAGGTATACCTGGCCAGCGCAGCGCCGCCGGTGCGCTATCCCAACGTGTACGGCATCGACATGCCCACCAGCAGCGAGCTGGTGGCGCATGGCCGCACGGTCGATGAAATCCGCCAGGCGATAGGCTGCGATGCGCTGATCTACCAGGACGTGGACGGCATGAAGAAGGCGGTGGGCTCGCTCAACGGCGCCATCGCGGGCTTTGATGCGTCGTGTTTTGACGGCGTCTACGTGACGGGCGACATCACCGCAGAAGGCATCGCCAGCCTTAACGAAGGTCGCGTGGGCGTGGAAGAGGGCGAGGAAGACACCTCGCGCCTGGCGCTGCCCAACGCCCAGGAAAACTAA